The DNA segment CCAGTACGTGTACGCCACCGGCACCTCGGCCGGCAAGCGCGTCCAGGCCCTCGGCGGGGCGAAGAACCACGCGGTGATCCTGCCCGACGCCGACCTGGACCTGGCCGCCGACGCCATGGTCAACGCCGGTTTCGGCTCCGCCGGTGAACGTTGCATGGCCATCTCCGCGGCGGTGGCCGTCGGTCCGATCGCCGACGACCTGGTCGCCAAGATCGCCGAACGCGCCGCCACCCTCAAGACCGGTGACGGCACCAAGGACTCCGACATGGGCCCGCTGGTCACCAAGGCCCACCGCGACAAGGTGGCCTCCTACATCGACGCCGGCGAAGCCGACGGCGCCAAGATCGTCGTCGACGGCCGCCAGGTGAAGGCCGACGGCGGGCAGGACGGATTCTGGCTCGGCCCCACCCTGATCGACAACGTCACCCCCGAGATGAGCGTCTACACCGACGAGATCTTCGGTCCCGTCCTGTCGGTGGTAAGGGTGGAATCCTACGAAGACGCAGTGGCGCTCATCAACGCCAACCCGTACGGCAACGGCACCGCGATCTTCACCAACGACGGCGGCGCCGCCCGGCGCTTCCAGAACGAGGTCGAGGTCGGCATGGTCGGCATCAACGTGCCCATCCCGGTCCCCATGGCCTACTACAGCTTCGGCGGCTGGAAGAACTCACTGTTCGGCGACAGCCACGCCCACGGCACCGAAGGCGTCAACTTCTTCACCCGCGGCAAGGCCATCACCCAGCGCTGGCTCGACCCCAGCCACGGTGGCATCAACCTCGGCTTCCCGCAGAATCAGTAGTCACCAGCCGCCGAGAGTACGGTTGTTGCACGCATCGCCCGAGTAGCGGCGGCAACAACCGGACGCTCGGCGCTAGAGGAGAAACATGACTGTCACCAACGAAGCAACCCTGCCGAACGGCCTGTCGATCGACGACGCCCGCGCCGAGGCTGCCCGCGCCTACGAACTCGACCGCGCGCACGTCTTCCACTCGTGGTCGGCGCAGGCCGAGATCACGCCGATGACGATCACCGCCGCGCAGGGCAGCTACATCTGGGACGGCGAGGGCCGGCGGCTGCTGGACTTCTCCTGCCAGCTGGTCAACACCAACATCGGCCACCAGCACCCTCGGGTCGTCGCCGCGATCCAGGCGCAGGCCGCCAAGCTCTGCACCGTCGCGCCGCAGCACGCCAACGACGCCCGGTCCGAGGCCGCCCGCCTCATCGCCGAGCGCACGCCCGGTGAGCTGAACAAGGTGTTCTTCACCAACGGCGGCGCCGACGCCGTCGAGCACGCGGTGCGGATGGCCCGGCTGCACACCGGCAAGTACAAGGTGCTGAGCCGGTACCGCTCCTACCACGGCGGCACCGAGACCGCGATCAACCTGACCGGCGACCCCCGCCGGTGGCCGAACGACCACGGCAATGCCGGCGTCGTGCACTTCTTCGGGCCGTTCCTGTACCGCTCGCAGTTCCATGCCACCACCGAGGCCGAGGAGTCGGCCCGCGCGCTGGCCCACCTCGAGGACATCGTGCGGATGGAAGGTCCGTCGACGATCGCCGCGATCCTGCTGGAGTCGATCCCCGGCACCGCGGGCATCATGGTGCCGCCGCCCGGCTACCTCGCCGGTGTCCGCGACATCTGCGACCGCTACGGCATCATCATGATCGCCGACGAGGTCATGGCCGGCTTCGGGCGCAGCGGCAAATGGTTCTCCATCGACCATTTCAACGTGGTCCCGGACCTGCTGACCTTCGCCAAGGGCGTCAACTCCGGTTACGTGCCGCTCGGCGGCGTCGCGATCGGCCCGGCCATCGCCGAGACCTTCGCGCACCGCCCGTACCCCGGCGGCCTGACCTACTCCGGCCACCCGCTCGCCACGGCGGCGGCGGTGGCCACGATCAATGCGATGACCGACGAGGACATCGTCGGCAATGCCGCGCGCATCGGCGCCGAGGTGCTCGGGCCCGGCCTGGCCGAACTCGCCGAACGCCATCCCAGCGTCGGCGAGGTCCGCGGCACCGGGGTGTTCTGGGCCATCGAACTGGTCGCCGATCAGCAGACCCGGGAACCGCTGGCACCGTACGGCGCGAGCAGCGCGGCGATGAACGCCGTCGTCGCGTCGTGCAAGGAGAACGGTCTACTGCCGTTCGCGAACTTCAACCGGATCCACGCCGTGCCGCCGTGCACGGTCACCGCCGACGAAGCCCGCGAAGGTCTCGAGATCCTCGACCAGGCACTCGCCGTCGCCGACTCCCACCTGTGAACCGCCCCTGACTACTCCCCGCAGGCGCACCCCGACGACTCCGCGTCCGTAGGGTTGGTGGCGACAGGCGTTCGGCACGTGCGCGGGCGGCGCGCCGTTTCGACATGGCGGCCGCGTGGAACTACCTCCCGAGGTCGGACCACTGGGAACAGTTCGTGAAGGGGATGCATGTCTGAGGCGAGACAGTCGGATTTCGACGACGAGGCCGAGTCGGGCACCGACGAGCAGGCCGGGTCGGGCACCGACGATCAGACGAACGAGCCCAGCGAGATCACCTTCGACGAATACCTGCATCCCGCGCGGCCGCGCTCGCTGAGGTTCCGTCCCCGGGTGAAGGCGCCGTTCACCCGGCGGTCGGTGGCGCAGGACGGTCCGGCGCGCGCCGACAACCCGGCCTATGTG comes from the Mycolicibacterium litorale genome and includes:
- a CDS encoding CoA-acylating methylmalonate-semialdehyde dehydrogenase; translation: MANAVQHWCNNDIFAGGSQATAPVTNPATGEVTGQVALASVEDARTVIEAAAAAFPAWRDTSLAKRTAILFTFRELLNARKHELAAIITAEHGKVLSDALGEVSRGQEVVEFACGIPHLLKGGFTENASTNVDVYSIRQPLGVVGIISPFNFPAMVPMWFFPIAIATGNTVVLKPSEKDPSASLWLARLWAEAGLPPGVFNVLQGDKTAVDELLTNKSVKSVSFVGSTPIAQYVYATGTSAGKRVQALGGAKNHAVILPDADLDLAADAMVNAGFGSAGERCMAISAAVAVGPIADDLVAKIAERAATLKTGDGTKDSDMGPLVTKAHRDKVASYIDAGEADGAKIVVDGRQVKADGGQDGFWLGPTLIDNVTPEMSVYTDEIFGPVLSVVRVESYEDAVALINANPYGNGTAIFTNDGGAARRFQNEVEVGMVGINVPIPVPMAYYSFGGWKNSLFGDSHAHGTEGVNFFTRGKAITQRWLDPSHGGINLGFPQNQ
- a CDS encoding aspartate aminotransferase family protein, whose translation is MTVTNEATLPNGLSIDDARAEAARAYELDRAHVFHSWSAQAEITPMTITAAQGSYIWDGEGRRLLDFSCQLVNTNIGHQHPRVVAAIQAQAAKLCTVAPQHANDARSEAARLIAERTPGELNKVFFTNGGADAVEHAVRMARLHTGKYKVLSRYRSYHGGTETAINLTGDPRRWPNDHGNAGVVHFFGPFLYRSQFHATTEAEESARALAHLEDIVRMEGPSTIAAILLESIPGTAGIMVPPPGYLAGVRDICDRYGIIMIADEVMAGFGRSGKWFSIDHFNVVPDLLTFAKGVNSGYVPLGGVAIGPAIAETFAHRPYPGGLTYSGHPLATAAAVATINAMTDEDIVGNAARIGAEVLGPGLAELAERHPSVGEVRGTGVFWAIELVADQQTREPLAPYGASSAAMNAVVASCKENGLLPFANFNRIHAVPPCTVTADEAREGLEILDQALAVADSHL